In one Mucilaginibacter sp. PAMB04168 genomic region, the following are encoded:
- a CDS encoding SDR family oxidoreductase, producing the protein MSNTNKYALITGGTSGIGYELAKIFAREQYNLILVARNEQELNNCASQLRQNGVEVITMAKDLFKREEAFAVYDEIKAQGIQVDVLVNDAGQGLYGEFKDTDLNRELDIIQLNIGATVILTKCFLQDMVARNDGKILQLASIASKTPGPWQSVYHGTKAFVLSFSEAIREELRDTNITVTALLPGATDTDFFNKAEMQESKMVQENTSMGDPAEVAKDGFDALMAGDDKVISGFKNKVMVGMSNMMPDSTVAHNMYEQQKPVDKND; encoded by the coding sequence ATGTCAAACACAAATAAATATGCGCTGATCACCGGTGGTACATCAGGCATTGGGTATGAGCTTGCTAAGATTTTTGCACGCGAACAGTATAATCTGATTCTGGTTGCCCGCAATGAGCAGGAGCTTAACAATTGTGCATCTCAACTTCGCCAAAATGGAGTTGAAGTAATTACAATGGCAAAAGACCTGTTTAAACGCGAAGAAGCTTTTGCTGTTTATGATGAAATAAAAGCCCAGGGTATACAGGTGGATGTACTAGTAAATGATGCCGGCCAGGGCTTATACGGGGAGTTTAAAGATACTGACTTGAACCGTGAGCTTGATATTATACAACTCAATATTGGTGCAACGGTCATTTTGACTAAATGCTTTTTACAGGATATGGTTGCCCGTAACGACGGTAAAATTTTGCAGTTAGCCTCCATAGCCAGCAAAACACCTGGCCCATGGCAATCGGTTTATCACGGTACCAAAGCTTTCGTACTATCATTCTCTGAGGCTATACGTGAGGAGTTGCGCGACACTAACATAACGGTTACTGCGTTGTTACCAGGCGCAACTGATACCGACTTCTTTAACAAAGCCGAAATGCAGGAAAGCAAAATGGTGCAGGAAAATACCTCAATGGGCGATCCGGCCGAGGTAGCAAAGGATGGCTTTGACGCCTTAATGGCGGGAGATGACAAAGTGATCTCGGGTTTTAAAAACAAAGTGATGGTAGGCATGAGCAACATGATGCCTGATAGTACAGTTGCCCATAATATGTACGAACAGCAGAAACCTGTTGATAAAAACGACTAA
- a CDS encoding GNAT family N-acetyltransferase produces the protein MHNITNANLNDVPEIVALVNSAYRGETSTRGWTSESHLLEGIRIDENEMSGYFTRSEITLLKCTNEVNEIVGFVYLEQVKNNKLYLGMLTVNPLLQAAGIGRQLLAAADVQARKLGCQAIKISVITSRLELISWYERRGYIATGKTMPLVTHNSVAKVPVELMIMEKLIVQS, from the coding sequence ATGCACAACATTACAAACGCTAATTTAAACGATGTACCCGAAATTGTTGCTCTTGTAAATAGCGCTTATCGCGGAGAAACCTCAACAAGAGGCTGGACCAGTGAAAGCCACCTGTTGGAAGGGATACGTATAGACGAAAATGAAATGAGCGGTTATTTCACCCGCTCGGAAATAACGCTGCTGAAATGCACCAATGAGGTAAATGAAATTGTTGGCTTTGTATACCTGGAACAAGTAAAGAATAACAAGCTGTACCTAGGTATGCTCACGGTAAATCCGTTATTACAGGCGGCAGGTATCGGGCGGCAACTGTTAGCCGCAGCAGATGTGCAAGCCCGCAAATTGGGTTGCCAAGCTATAAAAATATCTGTAATAACCAGCCGGCTGGAACTGATAAGTTGGTACGAGCGCCGGGGCTACATAGCTACCGGCAAAACCATGCCCCTGGTAACGCACAATAGTGTTGCTAAAGTACCGGTAGAACTAATGATTATGGAGAAACTTATTGTGCAGAGTTAA
- a CDS encoding pirin family protein, whose translation MATTVLHKANGRGHANHGWLDSHHTFSFGSYYNPEAMNFGALRVLNDDVVSGGRGFGRHPHDNMEIISIPLDGDLQHQDSMGNTAIIRKGDIQAMSAGTGIYHSEMNANENEKAKFLQIWIYPNQKNVEPRYDQLTLNLNDRHNRLQQVLSPNEGDEGIWIYQNAWFHMGKLDKDFKTTYQLKGGANNGVYAFVLNGDVRINNQFLNTRDGFGLWDTNSIDILAESDAEILLMEVPMTF comes from the coding sequence ATGGCAACTACTGTTTTACATAAGGCTAATGGCCGGGGGCACGCAAATCATGGTTGGTTAGACAGCCACCATACATTTAGTTTTGGCAGTTACTATAACCCCGAAGCGATGAACTTTGGTGCGCTTCGCGTTTTAAACGATGACGTGGTGAGTGGTGGCAGGGGCTTTGGCCGTCATCCGCATGATAATATGGAGATCATCTCTATTCCACTGGATGGTGACTTACAGCATCAGGATAGCATGGGCAACACAGCCATTATTCGCAAAGGTGATATTCAGGCTATGAGTGCTGGCACTGGCATATACCATAGTGAAATGAATGCTAATGAAAATGAGAAAGCCAAGTTTTTGCAAATATGGATATATCCGAATCAGAAAAACGTTGAACCGCGTTATGACCAGCTTACCTTAAATTTGAATGACCGGCATAACCGCTTACAACAAGTGCTTTCGCCAAATGAAGGTGATGAAGGCATTTGGATATACCAGAACGCCTGGTTCCATATGGGTAAACTGGATAAGGACTTCAAAACTACCTACCAACTGAAAGGCGGCGCAAACAATGGCGTATATGCATTTGTACTCAATGGCGATGTACGCATCAATAATCAGTTCCTTAACACCCGCGACGGTTTTGGGCTGTGGGATACAAACAGCATAGACATTCTCGCTGAAAGCGATGCTGAGATTCTGTTGATGGAAGTACCGATGACTTTTTAA
- a CDS encoding YdeI/OmpD-associated family protein has product MSAVAKKLLMKSGQHWLLYNAPDNYLPVLEPLPESVQVSYVAQGSFHGIQLFVLNSAELAAALQQIVPLLKAETIFWIIYPKKSSGRATDLAMMSNWAEPEKYGLGSVAAAAIDATWTALRFRPKVRSKVSPTRNSELSTNEFGAYIDAISKTVTLPPDVETALKDQPAALNHLMSLSYSNKKEYVLWVVTAKQEKTRKERLNKMIEKLLSGKKNPSEK; this is encoded by the coding sequence ATGAGTGCTGTCGCCAAAAAGTTATTGATGAAATCTGGCCAGCATTGGCTGTTGTACAACGCACCCGACAACTATTTACCCGTGCTCGAACCATTGCCCGAAAGTGTGCAGGTGAGCTATGTAGCTCAAGGCAGTTTCCATGGCATTCAACTGTTTGTATTAAACAGCGCCGAACTTGCCGCAGCGCTTCAGCAAATAGTGCCTTTACTAAAAGCAGAAACCATCTTTTGGATCATTTACCCCAAGAAAAGCTCAGGCAGAGCTACCGACCTTGCCATGATGAGCAACTGGGCAGAGCCCGAAAAGTATGGCCTGGGCAGTGTAGCTGCCGCTGCTATCGATGCAACCTGGACGGCCTTACGCTTTCGGCCCAAAGTACGATCTAAAGTATCGCCCACACGCAACAGTGAACTAAGCACTAATGAATTTGGTGCTTACATTGATGCGATCAGTAAAACGGTAACCCTCCCTCCCGATGTTGAAACAGCGCTTAAAGATCAACCGGCTGCGCTCAACCACCTCATGAGCCTTTCATACTCTAATAAAAAAGAATATGTGTTATGGGTTGTTACCGCTAAACAGGAAAAAACACGTAAAGAAAGGCTTAATAAAATGATTGAAAAGCTACTTAGCGGAAAGAAAAATCCGTCTGAAAAGTAA
- a CDS encoding RNA methyltransferase, producing MRKLKLDELNRVSVEEFKEQDKLPVAIVLDSVRSMHNVGSIFRTGDGFAVEHICLCGITGQPPHREIEKTALGATQSVDWTYHNNATEAVDELRQLGYTIVAVEQAENSVMLNEYHPEPNQKYALIFGNEVNGVSEEVMAKIDTCLEIPQFGTKHSFNIVVSAGIVLWDFFAKLKL from the coding sequence ATGCGCAAACTGAAATTAGATGAACTAAACCGGGTATCGGTAGAAGAATTTAAAGAGCAGGATAAATTACCTGTTGCCATTGTGCTGGATAGCGTACGCAGCATGCACAATGTGGGTTCTATCTTCCGTACAGGTGATGGTTTTGCGGTTGAGCATATTTGTTTGTGTGGTATAACCGGTCAGCCGCCACACCGCGAAATTGAAAAGACCGCCTTGGGGGCAACACAGTCTGTGGACTGGACTTACCATAACAATGCAACTGAGGCTGTTGATGAACTACGCCAACTGGGTTATACCATTGTAGCCGTTGAGCAGGCCGAAAACAGCGTGATGCTGAACGAATATCACCCTGAACCCAACCAAAAGTATGCACTTATTTTTGGTAATGAGGTAAATGGTGTAAGCGAAGAAGTGATGGCTAAAATTGATACCTGTCTTGAAATTCCGCAGTTTGGCACCAAGCACTCATTTAATATAGTGGTATCGGCCGGTATTGTACTGTGGGACTTTTTTGCCAAGCTTAAATTATGA
- a CDS encoding galactokinase, producing MTIDQLKQQFEILFNQQALEGYFCPGRVNLIGEHIDYNGGLVMPCAINFGTWMLLAPNEDNVFRFRSVNFEEFYETGVQTAYQKTGREWYNYPLGVLHHFVSDNKTVKGLDVLYYGNVPIGSGLSSSASIEIATAYAFNQYFKSGYSKLELVKMAKSVENNFIGLSSGIMDQFAVAFGEEHKALMLNCDTLEYEAVDANLADNVLAIINTNKPRKLAESKYNERVQECQQALEALQQELKIANLCDIDTDTFKQYEHLITNKVVQKRARHVIAENDRVKLAAKALAQHNLAEFGRLMYASHHSLQHDYEVSGAELDAVVEYSLTDTNVVGARMTGAGFGGCAIAIVKADAFEDYREKVINYYTGKIGYAPSVYATTISDGVHELID from the coding sequence ATGACAATAGACCAACTGAAACAGCAATTTGAGATCTTATTTAACCAACAGGCATTAGAGGGTTACTTTTGCCCTGGTCGTGTTAACCTTATTGGAGAACATATTGATTACAACGGCGGCCTGGTAATGCCCTGCGCCATCAACTTTGGCACATGGATGCTACTAGCACCTAATGAAGACAATGTTTTTAGGTTCAGAAGTGTAAACTTCGAGGAGTTTTACGAAACAGGTGTACAAACCGCTTATCAAAAAACCGGTCGCGAGTGGTATAACTACCCATTGGGTGTGTTGCACCACTTTGTTTCTGATAACAAAACTGTTAAAGGCCTCGATGTACTGTATTATGGCAATGTGCCAATCGGTTCGGGCCTGTCATCATCAGCATCTATTGAAATTGCTACAGCTTACGCATTTAATCAGTATTTTAAATCGGGTTACAGCAAGCTGGAATTGGTTAAAATGGCAAAATCAGTCGAAAATAACTTTATTGGTTTAAGCAGCGGCATTATGGATCAATTTGCCGTAGCGTTTGGCGAGGAGCATAAAGCCCTAATGCTTAACTGTGATACACTGGAGTATGAAGCTGTAGATGCAAACCTGGCCGATAATGTGCTGGCTATAATCAACACCAATAAACCCCGTAAACTGGCCGAATCAAAATACAACGAACGTGTACAGGAATGCCAGCAAGCGCTTGAGGCTTTGCAACAGGAATTAAAGATTGCCAACCTCTGCGATATAGACACGGATACATTTAAGCAATATGAGCACTTGATAACCAATAAGGTGGTGCAAAAACGCGCACGCCACGTAATTGCAGAGAATGACCGGGTAAAACTAGCTGCCAAAGCACTCGCCCAGCATAACCTTGCCGAGTTTGGCCGCTTGATGTATGCCTCGCACCACTCTTTACAGCACGATTATGAAGTAAGCGGTGCTGAGCTTGACGCCGTAGTAGAATACAGCCTTACCGATACTAATGTGGTAGGCGCCCGTATGACAGGCGCCGGCTTTGGCGGCTGCGCCATTGCCATTGTAAAAGCCGATGCGTTTGAGGACTACCGCGAAAAAGTAATAAACTACTACACCGGAAAAATAGGCTATGCCCCATCGGTTTACGCAACCACGATCAGCGATGGTGTACATGAGTTAATTGATTAG
- a CDS encoding YciI family protein produces the protein MKQYVLTAYDFTDANALKRRMDVRPHHLDKVKELKENGNYIAGGAILNDEGHMIGSVMMVQFENDEQMETWQNNDPYVTGKVWETIDVKPFKQAVV, from the coding sequence ATGAAACAGTACGTTTTAACAGCTTATGATTTTACAGATGCTAATGCCCTTAAACGTCGTATGGATGTGCGCCCGCATCACCTCGATAAAGTAAAAGAATTGAAAGAGAACGGCAATTACATAGCAGGTGGCGCCATACTTAACGACGAAGGCCATATGATAGGCTCGGTAATGATGGTTCAATTTGAAAACGACGAACAAATGGAAACCTGGCAAAACAATGATCCTTATGTAACCGGCAAAGTTTGGGAGACTATAGACGTGAAACCGTTTAAGCAGGCAGTAGTGTAA
- a CDS encoding SDR family NAD(P)-dependent oxidoreductase, giving the protein MQLTHNTILITGGTSGIGLAFAKEFKSRDNTVIICGRREDRLNEITVQHPGIITRVCDVADAQQREELVQWLVTNYPDVNVLVNNAGIQLLTDLTQPCDLERVRSEIETNLVAPIHLASLMAPHLRDKNGAAIINISSGLAFAPLAFMPVYCATKAAVHSISLSLRHQLKDTHIKVFEIAPPAVDTELGHDRREDKNESHGGMPVDEFIAGAIDALQNDIYEVAIGQAEHLRAKREGMFEVMNN; this is encoded by the coding sequence ATGCAGCTAACACACAATACTATATTGATTACGGGCGGCACGTCGGGCATTGGTCTGGCTTTTGCCAAGGAGTTTAAGTCGCGTGACAATACCGTTATTATCTGCGGGCGGCGTGAGGATCGTTTAAACGAAATTACGGTTCAGCACCCGGGCATTATAACGCGTGTTTGCGACGTGGCCGATGCCCAACAACGTGAAGAACTAGTGCAATGGCTGGTTACCAATTATCCCGATGTAAATGTGCTTGTTAATAATGCAGGCATACAACTGCTAACCGACCTTACTCAACCCTGTGATCTGGAACGTGTACGTTCAGAAATCGAAACTAATTTGGTGGCCCCTATTCACCTGGCCTCATTAATGGCGCCGCATCTACGCGATAAGAATGGTGCCGCCATCATCAATATATCATCTGGTTTAGCATTCGCCCCACTTGCTTTCATGCCAGTGTATTGTGCTACTAAAGCGGCAGTACATTCTATCTCTCTATCGTTAAGGCATCAGCTGAAAGATACGCACATTAAAGTTTTTGAGATTGCGCCACCTGCGGTAGATACCGAACTGGGCCATGACCGCCGAGAAGATAAAAACGAATCGCACGGCGGTATGCCCGTTGATGAATTTATTGCCGGCGCCATTGATGCCCTTCAAAACGATATTTATGAAGTCGCTATTGGCCAGGCCGAACATTTGCGTGCTAAACGCGAGGGCATGTTTGAGGTAATGAACAATTAA
- a CDS encoding aldo/keto reductase: MANTVSFEKTFQLGGDLNINRLGYGAMRITGDGIWGPPKDHDESIRVLKRAVELGVNFIDTADSYGPNVSEELIAEALYPYTDDLVIGTKGGLLRTGPNEWPIDASPTHLQEVLEGSLKRLKLERIDLYQLHRIDPKVPAEETFSFLQKVQQEGKVRHIGLSEVSVDDIIKAQEFFEVVSVQNMYSVDNRKWEDVLQYCKDHNIAFIPWYPLSAGNVKSQAVLQRIAEDHSATAHQVALSWLLHHANNILLIPGTSKVTHLEDNMRALDIQLTEADMQNLDTVSQG, translated from the coding sequence ATGGCAAATACTGTTTCGTTCGAAAAAACATTTCAACTGGGCGGCGATTTAAATATAAACCGCTTGGGCTATGGTGCAATGCGCATTACCGGCGATGGCATTTGGGGCCCGCCTAAAGATCATGATGAATCTATTCGTGTTTTAAAACGCGCTGTTGAGCTTGGTGTTAATTTTATTGACACTGCCGATAGTTATGGACCAAATGTATCTGAGGAATTAATTGCTGAGGCTTTATACCCTTATACAGATGACCTAGTTATTGGCACCAAAGGCGGTTTATTGCGCACCGGCCCTAATGAGTGGCCAATAGATGCCAGCCCTACCCATTTACAAGAAGTACTGGAAGGCAGCTTAAAACGCCTGAAACTGGAACGTATTGATTTGTACCAATTGCACCGAATAGATCCTAAAGTACCTGCCGAAGAAACTTTTTCTTTTTTGCAAAAAGTACAGCAGGAAGGCAAAGTAAGGCATATCGGCCTTTCGGAAGTAAGCGTTGATGACATTATAAAGGCACAGGAATTTTTTGAGGTAGTTTCGGTACAAAATATGTACAGCGTGGATAACCGCAAATGGGAAGATGTATTGCAGTACTGCAAAGACCATAACATTGCTTTTATACCATGGTACCCATTAAGCGCCGGTAATGTAAAGAGCCAGGCGGTGCTACAACGTATAGCCGAAGACCACAGCGCCACTGCCCACCAGGTAGCTTTAAGCTGGTTATTGCATCATGCTAACAACATTCTGCTCATTCCGGGCACGTCAAAAGTAACACACCTTGAGGATAACATGAGAGCACTTGACATACAGCTCACCGAAGCTGATATGCAGAATCTGGATACTGTATCACAAGGATAA